One stretch of Natronobacterium gregoryi SP2 DNA includes these proteins:
- a CDS encoding deoxyhypusine synthase, protein MTDDDSREHVVPGSDEELETADVRGHDFRGDLDLESLLSSYETTGFQASHLAEAIDVTERMQEEEAKVYLTLTSNIVSSGLRETVAALVRDGHVDVVITTSGSLTEDVIKTAKPFKMGEWDADEAELRERGINRLGNIFVPSDRYVWLEEYLYDFFDDFFAEESIRTPTEFTRELGETLEDEDSVLKQAADNDIPVYCPALTDAEVGNFLYYYRQRQDTDSDIGIEILDDYEKIIEDGMFADTTGLIAVGGGVPKHHAIMTNLFRGGADYAVYISTGMEGDGSLSGAPPNEAVSWGKIKDDAETNYTQVEAEATLVFPLLVAEAFYNA, encoded by the coding sequence ATGACCGACGACGACTCCCGCGAACACGTCGTCCCGGGGTCCGACGAGGAACTCGAGACGGCCGACGTTCGCGGCCACGACTTCCGCGGCGACCTCGACCTCGAGTCGCTGCTGTCGAGTTACGAGACGACCGGTTTCCAGGCGAGCCACCTGGCCGAAGCGATCGATGTCACCGAACGTATGCAAGAAGAAGAGGCGAAGGTCTACCTCACGCTGACCTCGAACATCGTCTCTTCTGGCCTGCGCGAGACGGTCGCCGCGCTCGTTCGCGACGGCCACGTCGACGTCGTCATCACGACCTCAGGTTCGCTGACAGAGGACGTCATCAAGACAGCCAAGCCGTTCAAGATGGGCGAGTGGGACGCCGACGAGGCCGAACTTCGCGAGCGCGGCATCAATCGCCTAGGCAACATCTTCGTTCCCTCCGACCGGTACGTCTGGCTCGAGGAGTACCTCTATGACTTCTTCGACGACTTCTTCGCCGAGGAGTCGATCCGGACGCCGACCGAGTTCACCCGTGAACTCGGTGAGACTCTCGAGGACGAGGACTCCGTGCTCAAGCAGGCAGCGGACAACGACATCCCGGTCTACTGTCCCGCGCTGACCGACGCCGAGGTTGGCAACTTCCTCTACTACTACCGGCAGCGCCAGGACACGGACTCGGACATCGGCATCGAGATCTTAGACGACTACGAGAAGATCATCGAGGACGGGATGTTCGCGGACACGACTGGTCTGATCGCCGTCGGCGGCGGGGTGCCAAAACACCACGCCATCATGACGAACCTCTTCCGTGGCGGTGCCGACTACGCCGTCTACATCTCCACGGGGATGGAAGGCGACGGCTCGCTGTCCGGTGCGCCGCCGAACGAGGCCGTCTCGTGGGGCAAGATCAAAGACGACGCCGAGACGAACTACACGCAGGTCGAAGCAGAGGCGACACTTGTCTTCCCGCTGCTCGTTGCGGAAGCGTTCTACAACGCGTAA
- a CDS encoding DUF6691 family protein: protein MMAEHDQHPLFLPLVFVGGLIFGFGLGFSHMAQPEVVLNFLQFDDLGLLFVMFGAAVVTGITFFGIRQFRTTAPLTGATYGRRLKTLDRNVVLGGGIFGVGWGLSGICPGAAYASLGVGNVVILYGIAGMFVGAYLQGYWRSARAGSESPATAAD, encoded by the coding sequence CTGATGGCAGAACACGACCAACACCCGCTGTTCTTGCCACTCGTCTTCGTCGGCGGGCTGATCTTCGGTTTCGGCCTCGGGTTCAGCCACATGGCCCAGCCCGAAGTCGTGTTGAACTTCCTCCAGTTCGACGACCTCGGCCTGCTGTTCGTCATGTTCGGGGCCGCAGTCGTCACCGGAATCACGTTCTTCGGGATCAGGCAGTTCCGGACGACGGCCCCGCTGACGGGAGCGACCTACGGCCGGCGGCTGAAGACGCTCGACAGGAACGTCGTCCTCGGCGGCGGCATCTTCGGCGTCGGCTGGGGTCTCTCTGGAATCTGTCCCGGCGCGGCCTACGCCAGCCTCGGCGTCGGCAACGTCGTCATCCTCTATGGCATCGCCGGCATGTTCGTTGGGGCGTACCTCCAGGGGTACTGGCGCTCTGCCCGCGCCGGAAGCGAGTCGCCGGCGACGGCGGCCGACTGA